A part of Palaemon carinicauda isolate YSFRI2023 chromosome 8, ASM3689809v2, whole genome shotgun sequence genomic DNA contains:
- the LOC137646144 gene encoding Parkinson disease protein 7 homolog, which translates to MVSAVLLLAEGAEEMEAVITIDTLRRGGVTVTVAGLGGDGPIKCSRDVYIKPDMSLKDAVAKGPYDAVVIPGGMQGSENVAASEEAKALVVEQEKAGRVIGAICAAPAVCLPAHGVGEGKKVTCYPSLEKKFPDGKYTFQPDKVVVDGQLITSQGPGTAFDFALALVEKLVSAEKRKTVASGLLL; encoded by the exons ATGGTGTCTGCTGTGCTTTTGTTGGCCGAAGGGGCCGAAGAAATGGAAGCTGTTATTACCATCGACACCCTTAGGAGAGGCGGC GTAACAGTCACTGTAGCAGGGTTGGGTGGCGATGGCCCTATCAAATGTAGCAGGGACGTCTATATTAAACCTGACATGTCACTTAAGGACGCTGTTGCCAAAGGCCCCTACGACGCAGTTGTTATTCCTGGTGGAATGCAGGGATCGGAAAATGTTGCTGCA agTGAGGAAGCAAAAGCACTCGTGGTAGAGCAAGAGAAGGCTGGGCGAGTTATTGGAGCCATATGTGCTG CTCCTGCGGTCTGCCTCCCAGCACATGGAGTTGGAGAGGGAAAGAAGGTGACCTGCTACCCTTCTTTGGAAAAGAAATTCCCTGATGGAAAGTACACGTTCCAGCCAGACAAGGTGGTGGTTGATG gcCAACTTATAACGTCCCAAGGCCCCGGAACGGCCTTCGATTTTGCCCTCGCTTTGGTGGAGAAGCTCGTGTCGGCAGAGAAGCGAAAAACTGTTGCCAGCGGGCTGCTGCTTTAA